In Eulemur rufifrons isolate Redbay chromosome 29, OSU_ERuf_1, whole genome shotgun sequence, one DNA window encodes the following:
- the CLDN12 gene encoding claudin-12, protein MGCRDVHAATVLSFLCGIASVAGLFAGTLLPNWRKLRLITFNRNEKNLTVYTGLWVKCARYDGSSDCLMYDTTWYSSVDQLDLRVLQFALPLSILIAMGALLLCLIGMCNTAFRSSVPNIKLAKCLVNSAGCHLVAGLLFFLAGTVSLSPSIWVFFYNVHLNKKFEPVFAFDYAVYVTIASAGGLFMTSLLLFIWYCACKSLPSPFWQPLYSHPPSMHTYSQPYSARSRLSAIEIDIPVVSHAT, encoded by the coding sequence ATGGGCTGTCGGGATGTCCACGCAGCCACAGTCCTGTCCTTCCTGTGTGGAATCGCCTCGGTAGCAGGCCTCTTTGCAGGGACTCTGCTTCCCAACTGGAGAAAATTACGATTGATCACGTTCAACAGAAATGAGAAGAACCTCACTGTTTACACAGGCCTCTGGGTAAAATGTGCTCGGTACGACGGGAGCAGTGACTGCCTGATGTACGACACTACTTGGTACTCATCAGTTGACCAGCTGGACTTGCGTGTCCTCCAGTTTGCCCTGCCCCTCAGCATCCTGATTGCAATGGGTGCCCTGCTGCTTTGCCTGATTGGAATGTGCAACACTGCCTTCAGGTCCTCTGTGCCCAACATCAAACTGGCCAAGTGTCTGGTCAACAGTGCAGGTTGCCACCTGGTGGCTGGTCTGCTGTTTTTCCTGGCGGGTACCGTGAGCCTCTCCCCATCTATCTGGGTCTTCTTTTATAACGTCCATCTGAACAAGAAGTTTGAGCCAGTCTTTGCATTTGACTATGCAGTGTATGTCACTATTGCCAGTGCTGGGGGCCTGTTTATGACTTCCCTTCTACTGTTTATTTGGTACTGTGCATGCAAATCTTTGCCTTCTCCTTTCTGGCAACCACTGTACTCCCATCCTCCTAGTATGCATACTTACTCGCAGCCCTATTCAGCACGTTCCCGCCTCTCTGCCATTGAAATTGACATTCCAGTAGTTTCACACGCCACCTAA